Proteins from a single region of Apium graveolens cultivar Ventura chromosome 7, ASM990537v1, whole genome shotgun sequence:
- the LOC141673702 gene encoding uncharacterized protein LOC141673702 encodes MCLYYCFWLQQRANEGHTLLLAGRLLQQYTVDAYMEVEQERFRWIRTQQSELRTELYSGLMNAVHRGDSDSSAIGKSVVLPSSHTGGPRYSAQNYQDVMAICRWVGYPDLFITFTCKPKWKEINDILGLIDQKDDLNKVDIVSHVFEIKLQQLMHYIKKEQPFGKVMACKFASLYTIKFQKRGLPHAHILLFLHQSMKNPSPEYINTIISEEIPDINVDPNAYNAVKKSMLHGPCGQTNVSSPCMYQGKCAKFFPKTFNDITTIGEDGFPIYRRRNTGPDRETAVIETVNERDEIKAYLDCRYISACEAWWRIFQFSINYRYPAVERLPFHLPNEHTIIFEENRCIENVLNMPGVDKIKFTKWEETNKRNNDARSLTYAKFPQHWVWNSKGRTSFERMRTIDGVTYPTFKAVCYALGLLDDDKEWIDCLSEAAVWATGNELHNLFVTMLVFCQVFNVLELWRTHSEILSEDMLHLQRRRFQAPNLQLTKEQMESYALAEIDDLMQKLGKSLKDIDGMPHPDYSLTRDLKNRLLNKELDYDRPALKTLHEKSLSALNQFQRSAYDAILHSVQHDEGKLFFISGHGGTGKTFLWNTIASKLRSESLIVLPVATSGLASLLLPNGRTAHSRFRIPLDITAESTCEIKHGTQLAKLLQKTSLIIWDEAPMTHKYCFEALDKTLRDLMSIQYDNSRARPFGGLIVVYVAMSRVTGIEGLVIVNADSEVKDQALIKNIVYKEVFNNIQNAGNAGSTSVGSTAKKINDSFYDYCNSVGHTRDKCFCLHEYPDWHKLYGKPKPKPRRAQGTTSFGTNVKSAAQISTTHSALSGSTEVKNEGNNKDSMLFTDAQCQQLAKMIHDLMRQINAWNAPFNSQIMRQTNAWNAPSNALFHVQLCL; translated from the exons ATGTGTCTGTATTATTGTTTCTGGCTCCAACAAAGGGCCAATGAGGGGCATACCTTGCTTTTGGCAGGCCGGCTATTGCAACAATATACAGTCGATGCTTACATGGAAGTTGAGCAAGAAAGATTTAGGTGGATTCGGACCCAGCAAAGTGAGCTCAGGACAGAATTATATTCAGGCTTAATGAATGCAGTGCACCGCGGAGACTCAGACAGCTCCGCAATTGGAAAATCAGTAGTCTTGCCATCATCACACACTGGAGGTCCTCGCTATAGTGCTCAAAATTACCAAGATGTAATGGCAATTTGTCGATGGGTAGGATATCCAGATTTGTTTATTACATTCACATGTAAACCAAAATGGAAAGAGATCAATGACATTCTTGGCCTAATCGATCAAAAAGATGACCTTAACAAAGTTGATATTGTCAGTCACGTGTTTGAGATAAAGTTGCAACAACTAATGCACTACATCAAAAAAGAACAGCCATTTGGGAAAGTCATGGCATGCAAGTTTGCTT CTTTATATACCATAAAATTCCAGAAAAGGGGTTTACCCCATGCGCACATTCTGCTTTTCTTGCACCAATCAATGAAAAATCCTTCTCCTGAATATATTAATACCATAATAAGTGAAGAGATACCAGACATCAATGTCGACCCTAATGCCTATAATGCAGTTAAGAAATCTATGCTTCACGGTCCATGTGGTCAGACCAATGTATCCTCTCCTTGTATGTATCAGGGAAAATGCGCCAAATTTTTCCCAAAAACATTTAATGACATCACCACAATTGGAGAAGATGGTTTCCCAATTTATAGACGCAGAAATACAG GACCAGACAGGGAAACGGCAGTGATTGAGACTGTGAATGAGAGGGATGAAATTAAAGCATACCTTGATTGTAG GTACATATCGGCATGTGAGGCTTGGTGGAGAATTTTTCAATTCAGCATCAACTACAGGTATCCGGCGGTTGAGAGGCTACCTTTTCACCTGCCTAACGAGCATACTATTATATTTGAGGAGAACAGATGCATTGAAAATGTCCTTAATATGCCCGGAGTAGATAAAATAAAGTTCACAAAATGGGAAGAAACAAACAAGAGAAATAACGATGCCCGTAGTCTAACTTATGCAAAATTCCCCCAACACTGGGTTTGGAATTCCAAGG GGAGAACATCATTTGAGCGCATGAGAACGATAGATGGCGTGACATATCCCACGTTCAAGGCTGTATGCTATGCTTTGGGATTGTTGGATGATGACAAGGAATGGATAGATTGCTTATCTGAAGCTGCGGTTTGGGCAACAGGAAATGAACTACACAATCTCTTTGTTACAATGCTTGTCTTTTGCCAAGTTTTCAATGTGCTAGAACTTTGGAGAACTCATTCGGAAATACTATCAGAAGACATGCTGCACTTGCAACGAAGAAGATTTCAAGCCCCTAACCTACAACTAACAAAAGAACAAATGGAGTCATATGCATTGGCTGAAATTGATGATCTTATGCAAAAATTAGGCAAGAGCCTGAAAGACATAGATGGGATGCCGCACCCAGATTATTCCCTCACGCGGGACTTGAAAAATAGATTACTAAACAAGGAATTGGATTATGATCGGCCAGCTTTGAAGACCTTGCATGAGAAGTCGCTAAGTGCTTTAAACCAATTCCAGAGAAGTGCTTATGATGCAATTTTACATTCTGTTCAGCATGATGAAGGCAAGTTGTTCTTCATCAGTGGTCATGGTGGCACCGGGAAAACATTCTTATGGAATACAATCGCTTCTAAATTAAGATCAGAATCGTTAATAGTCCTACCTGTTGCTACTTCTGGGTTAGCATCATTGTTATTGCCCAATGGTCGGACAGCTCACTCCCGATTTCGCATCCCATTAGACATAACAGCTGAATCTACATGCGAGATCAAACATGGTACACAATTAGCCAAACTCCTTCAAAAAACTTCTCTCATTATTTGGGATGAAGCACCGATGACCCACAAATATTGTTTTGAGGCTCTGGATAAAACCTTAAGAGATTTAATGAGCATACAGTATGATAATAGTCGGGCTAGGCCCTTTGGAGGACTTATAGTT GTTTATGTGGCTATGTCTAGGGTGACCGGAATAGAAGGATTGGTCATAGTCAATGCTGATAGTGAGGTAAAGGATCAGGCACTTATCAAGAACATTGTTTACAAAGAGGTCTTCAACAACATTCAG AATGCTGGTAATGCCGGTTCTACTTCAGTAGGCTCAACTGCAAAGAAAATCAATGATTCCTTCTATGATTATTGCAATTCAGTTGGACATACACGTGACAAATGCTTTTGTTTACACGAGTATCCAGATTGGCACAAACTTTATGGTAAACCCAAGCCAAAACCAAGGAGAGCTCAGGGCACTACTTCATTTGGCACCAATGTCAAGTCAGCTGCTCAAATATCCACTACTCATTCTGCTCTTTCTGGTTCTACTGAGGTGAAAAATGAAGGCAACAACAAAGACTCAATGTTATTCACGGATGCTCAGTGTCAGCAGTTGGCGAAGATGATTCACGATTTAATGAGACAAATAAATGCATGGAATGCTCCTTTCAATTCTCAGATAATGAGACAAACAAATGCATGGAATGCTCCTTCTAATGCTCTTTTTCATGTTCAATTGTGTCTGTGA